The following proteins come from a genomic window of Sulfitobacter indolifex:
- the rlmN gene encoding 23S rRNA (adenine(2503)-C(2))-methyltransferase RlmN, with product MSASAPITQDVMTLPRKLPEGPVNLVGLTRDAMRDVLIANGTPEKQAKMRVGQIWQWIYQWGVRDFDSMTNLAKGYRAELAEKFVIEVPEVVTRQESEDGTRKYLVRIAGGHEVEVVYIPEEGRGTLCVSSQVGCTLTCSFCHTGTQKLVRNLTAAEIIGQVMVARDDLDEWPETGTRTEEARLLSNIVLMGMGEPLYNFENVRDAMKIAMDPEGIQLSRRRITLSTSGVVPEIHRTAAEIGCQLAVSFHATTDEVRNKLVPINKRWNIEELLDALRAYPKVSNSERITFEYVMLKGVNDSDEDAHRLVELIKGIPAKINLIPFNEWPGSPYERSSNNRIRAFADIVYNAGYASPVRKPRGEDIMAACGQLKSATERARKSRKQIEAEAGMGG from the coding sequence ATGTCCGCTTCCGCGCCCATCACCCAAGACGTGATGACCCTTCCCCGCAAGTTGCCCGAGGGGCCGGTTAACCTTGTCGGTCTGACCCGTGACGCCATGCGCGATGTGTTGATCGCAAACGGCACGCCTGAGAAGCAGGCGAAGATGCGTGTGGGGCAAATCTGGCAGTGGATTTATCAGTGGGGTGTGCGCGATTTCGACTCCATGACCAACCTTGCCAAAGGCTACCGCGCTGAACTGGCAGAGAAATTCGTGATCGAAGTGCCTGAGGTGGTCACCCGGCAGGAAAGCGAAGACGGCACGCGCAAGTATCTTGTTCGGATCGCTGGCGGGCACGAAGTTGAGGTGGTCTATATCCCCGAAGAGGGCCGCGGCACGCTATGTGTGTCGAGCCAAGTCGGCTGCACGCTAACCTGTTCCTTCTGCCACACTGGCACACAGAAACTGGTGCGTAACCTCACCGCCGCTGAGATTATCGGTCAGGTCATGGTGGCCCGCGACGATCTGGATGAATGGCCTGAAACCGGCACTCGGACCGAAGAGGCCCGTCTTTTGAGCAATATCGTGCTGATGGGCATGGGTGAACCGCTCTATAACTTCGAGAACGTGCGCGATGCGATGAAGATTGCGATGGACCCTGAGGGGATCCAGCTCTCGCGCCGCCGCATCACGCTGTCGACCTCCGGCGTCGTGCCCGAGATTCACCGCACCGCCGCCGAGATCGGCTGCCAGTTGGCCGTGTCTTTCCACGCCACCACCGATGAGGTGCGCAACAAGCTGGTGCCAATCAACAAGCGTTGGAACATCGAAGAACTGCTCGATGCCCTACGCGCCTATCCCAAGGTCAGCAATTCCGAGCGGATCACCTTTGAATATGTCATGCTGAAGGGCGTGAACGACAGCGACGAAGACGCGCATCGCTTGGTCGAGCTGATTAAGGGCATCCCGGCCAAGATCAACCTGATCCCCTTCAACGAATGGCCCGGTTCGCCTTACGAGCGGTCGTCGAACAACCGCATTCGCGCGTTTGCGGATATTGTCTATAACGCGGGCTATGCCTCGCCCGTGCGTAAACCGCGTGGCGAAGACATCATGGCCGCCTGCGGTCAGCTGAAATCGGCGACTGAACGCGCGCGCAAGTCGCGCAAGCAGATCGAAGCCGAAGCTGGAATGGGCGGTTAA
- a CDS encoding NAD(P)/FAD-dependent oxidoreductase, whose product MNTSTTGFDCIVIGAGIAGASVAAELASDRRVLLLERESQPGYHTTGRSAALFTVTYGPEVIRALSRASAAFFNNPASPYLDHPLLEPRGVVFVARQDQQTSLARTAEELGPHVTPLTGAEIETLVPLLRKGYATAGLRDGSAADIDVNGLHQHYLKTFRAAGGVLQTKAEVLSLRKDGDWQVETPQSQFHAPVIVNAAGAWADEIATMAGLAPVGLSPKRRTALTVAPPEGVVPDRWPMVVDIDEQFYLKADAGKLLISPADATPSAPCDAQPEELDVAICIDRIETAFDLSLRRIESRWAGLRSFVPDGDPVAGYDPEGEGFFWLAGQGGYGIQTAPALARAAAALVRGEDIPGDIAAEGVTAAALARDREGLA is encoded by the coding sequence ATGAACACCTCCACAACCGGTTTTGACTGCATTGTCATCGGCGCGGGCATTGCTGGCGCCTCTGTCGCGGCGGAACTGGCCAGTGATCGGCGCGTGCTGCTGCTGGAGCGGGAAAGCCAGCCCGGCTATCACACCACGGGCCGGTCCGCCGCGCTGTTTACCGTGACCTATGGGCCTGAGGTGATCCGCGCTTTGTCTCGTGCCTCTGCCGCGTTCTTCAACAACCCGGCCAGCCCGTATCTGGACCACCCGCTGTTAGAGCCGCGCGGGGTGGTATTTGTCGCGCGGCAGGACCAGCAAACCTCACTCGCCCGTACGGCTGAAGAGTTAGGACCGCATGTCACCCCGCTTACCGGGGCCGAGATCGAAACCCTCGTGCCACTGCTGCGAAAGGGCTATGCAACAGCCGGGCTGCGCGACGGGTCGGCGGCAGATATCGACGTGAATGGGCTGCACCAACATTACCTCAAGACCTTCCGCGCAGCAGGCGGCGTTTTGCAGACCAAGGCCGAAGTGCTGTCGCTGCGCAAAGACGGCGATTGGCAGGTCGAAACCCCGCAGAGCCAGTTTCACGCCCCTGTCATCGTCAACGCCGCAGGCGCATGGGCGGATGAGATCGCGACGATGGCCGGGCTCGCCCCCGTGGGCCTGAGCCCGAAACGCCGCACGGCGCTGACCGTGGCCCCGCCCGAGGGCGTGGTGCCAGACCGCTGGCCTATGGTGGTGGATATTGATGAGCAGTTCTACCTTAAGGCCGATGCGGGCAAGCTGCTGATTTCTCCTGCAGACGCGACCCCCTCCGCGCCCTGCGATGCGCAGCCCGAGGAATTGGACGTGGCGATTTGTATTGACCGGATCGAAACCGCATTTGATCTCAGCTTGCGCCGGATTGAGAGCCGCTGGGCTGGTCTGCGCAGCTTTGTGCCCGATGGTGACCCGGTCGCGGGGTATGATCCTGAAGGAGAAGGGTTCTTTTGGCTGGCGGGGCAAGGCGGTTATGGCATTCAAACCGCGCCCGCTCTGGCCCGCGCTGCCGCCGCTCTGGTACGGGGCGAAGATATCCCCGGCGACATCGCCGCCGAGGGGGTTACTGCTGCGGCCCTCGCACGGGACCGCGAAGGGCTGGCTTAA
- a CDS encoding ectoine synthase yields the protein MIVRDFNKLQNTDRHVGDAKWTSTRLLLADDGMGFSFHITVLEAGSEHTFHYKHHFESVYCMKGKGSITDLATGETHEITPGVMYALNLNDKHILRAEEELHMACCFNPPVTGKEVHREDGSYAPAEEVA from the coding sequence ATGATTGTACGCGACTTTAATAAACTTCAGAACACCGACCGCCACGTTGGTGATGCAAAATGGACCTCGACCCGGCTGCTGCTGGCCGATGATGGGATGGGCTTTTCCTTCCACATCACCGTGCTGGAAGCAGGGTCGGAGCATACGTTCCACTACAAGCACCACTTTGAGAGCGTCTATTGCATGAAGGGTAAGGGCTCGATCACCGATCTCGCCACCGGCGAGACTCATGAGATCACCCCCGGCGTAATGTATGCGCTGAACCTGAACGACAAACACATCTTGCGCGCTGAGGAAGAGCTTCACATGGCGTGCTGCTTCAACCCGCCTGTTACGGGCAAAGAAGTGCACCGTGAAGACGGCTCCTATGCGCCTGCCGAGGAGGTAGCGTAA
- a CDS encoding aspartate kinase, which produces MSRVNQLKDTLFVGDRKGTDIYGRVFVVSAFGGITNLLLEHKKSGEPGVYAHLANASNDHGWHEALTRVSAEMQRVHREVLEHPGDIEQADAFVSERTHGARNCLIDLQRLCAYGHFRLSEHMLQIRELLSGLGEAHSAFVTTIMLQRAGVNARFVDLSGWRDEGNVTLDERIEQAMDGIDPHTEMPIVTGYAQCAEGLMREFDRGYSEVTFSKLAALTGAREAIIHKEFHLSSCDPKLVGEHAVKKIGRTNYDVADQLSNMGMEAIHPKAAKTLRQADVPLRVTNAFEPEDPGTLIDDRQAETPAVEIVTGLDIVTLELFEQDMVGVKGYDTAILEVLTRHNVRIVSKVSNANTITHYLDASLKTMRRVEKDLAQIYPAAEITTRTLSMASVIGRDLSGLSVLQRGLVAIAEAGQTAIGASQGPRNVDVQFIVERETLQPVIKALHGAFIEEEVAAPLSRAA; this is translated from the coding sequence ATGTCCCGCGTGAATCAGCTCAAGGATACGCTCTTTGTCGGTGACCGTAAGGGCACGGACATCTATGGGCGCGTCTTCGTGGTCTCCGCTTTTGGCGGGATCACGAACCTGTTGCTTGAGCATAAGAAGTCGGGCGAGCCGGGCGTATATGCGCATCTGGCCAACGCAAGCAACGATCACGGCTGGCACGAGGCGCTGACCCGTGTCTCGGCTGAGATGCAGCGCGTGCACCGCGAGGTGCTTGAGCACCCCGGCGACATCGAACAGGCCGACGCCTTTGTGTCCGAGCGCACCCACGGCGCCCGCAACTGTCTGATCGATCTGCAACGCCTCTGCGCCTACGGCCACTTCCGCCTGTCTGAGCACATGCTGCAAATCCGCGAGTTGCTGTCCGGTTTGGGCGAGGCGCATTCCGCCTTTGTGACCACGATCATGCTGCAGCGCGCTGGCGTGAATGCCCGTTTCGTTGACCTGTCCGGTTGGCGCGATGAGGGCAACGTGACGCTGGATGAGCGCATAGAGCAGGCGATGGACGGCATCGACCCGCATACGGAAATGCCCATCGTGACCGGCTACGCGCAGTGCGCCGAAGGGCTGATGCGTGAGTTTGACCGCGGCTATTCCGAGGTGACCTTCTCCAAGCTGGCGGCCCTAACAGGTGCGCGCGAGGCGATCATTCACAAGGAATTCCACCTGTCGTCCTGCGACCCAAAACTGGTCGGCGAACATGCCGTCAAAAAGATCGGCCGCACGAACTATGACGTGGCGGATCAGCTGTCGAACATGGGGATGGAAGCGATTCACCCCAAGGCGGCCAAGACCCTGCGTCAGGCCGATGTGCCGCTGCGCGTGACCAACGCCTTTGAGCCGGAAGACCCCGGCACGTTGATTGACGACCGTCAGGCTGAAACCCCTGCGGTGGAAATCGTCACTGGTCTTGATATCGTGACGCTGGAACTGTTCGAACAGGATATGGTCGGCGTCAAAGGTTATGACACCGCGATTTTGGAGGTGCTCACGCGCCACAATGTGCGGATTGTCTCCAAGGTGTCGAACGCCAATACGATCACGCATTATCTGGATGCCTCACTGAAGACGATGCGCCGGGTGGAGAAGGATCTGGCGCAGATCTACCCTGCGGCCGAAATCACGACCCGCACGCTGTCGATGGCCTCGGTCATTGGGCGCGACTTGAGCGGCTTGTCCGTCTTGCAACGTGGCTTGGTGGCGATTGCCGAGGCTGGTCAGACAGCGATCGGCGCAAGCCAAGGGCCGCGCAATGTGGATGTGCAGTTTATCGTTGAGCGTGAGACGCTTCAGCCGGTGATTAAAGCGCTGCATGGGGCCTTTATTGAAGAAGAGGTTGCGGCTCCGCTGTCGCGCGCGGCCTAA
- a CDS encoding MarR family winged helix-turn-helix transcriptional regulator — MTQKHPDRVDESLIALRRILRATELYARDLAQAAGVTPAQLRVLQIVGEKKDPTAKALATQMGVSQATVTALVDKLVARGLVSRLTSAQDRRQTNITLTNQGEDVLEEAPDALQQRYVRAFADLADWEQAQLVSSLERVAAMLNVDSLDAAPVLATGELRMSKKGY, encoded by the coding sequence ATGACGCAAAAACATCCCGACCGGGTCGACGAAAGTTTGATCGCCTTACGCCGCATTTTGCGCGCCACCGAGCTCTATGCCCGCGATTTGGCGCAGGCGGCTGGGGTGACCCCGGCACAACTGCGCGTTTTGCAGATCGTCGGCGAGAAGAAAGACCCGACGGCCAAAGCCCTCGCCACCCAGATGGGGGTGAGCCAAGCCACGGTCACCGCGTTGGTCGATAAGCTGGTCGCGCGGGGCTTGGTGTCACGGCTCACCTCGGCACAGGATCGGCGGCAGACCAATATCACTCTGACCAATCAGGGGGAGGACGTGCTGGAAGAGGCGCCTGACGCCTTACAGCAACGTTACGTCCGGGCCTTTGCTGATCTGGCCGATTGGGAGCAGGCGCAGTTGGTCTCCTCGCTTGAGCGCGTGGCGGCGATGCTGAACGTCGATAGTTTGGATGCGGCCCCGGTTCTGGCGACAGGCGAATTGCGGATGAGCAAGAAGGGTTACTAG
- the ectB gene encoding diaminobutyrate--2-oxoglutarate transaminase, whose amino-acid sequence MPKDMAQNTTIFTRRESEARSYCRGMNAVFTRASGSEMFDEEGNRYIDFLAGCSSLNYGHNDPDMKSALVDHITADGIAHGLDFHSDTKAAFLTAYEEKILKPRGMDYKVMMTGPTGTNAVEAAIKLARKVTGRTNVISFTNGFHGMTMGALALTGNKGKRGGAGGGSLADVTHMPFEGALGENVDTLEMIDAMLSNPSSGIDAPAAFIFEPIQGEGGLNAASDAWMQGIEKIARKHGALLIIDDIQAGCGRSGSFFSFEASGIKPDMITQAKSLSGFGLPFAALLIAPEHDIWKPAEHNGTFRGNTHAFVTARVAIEKFWSDDKFEKSLAEKAVVLTTALKDVADLIDGATLKGRGLMQGVDVGSGELAGAICARAYELGLVIETSGAHDEIVKYLAPLTTPEKVMREGFDILMQATRDVTGNLKMAAE is encoded by the coding sequence ATGCCTAAGGACATGGCACAGAACACGACCATCTTTACCCGCCGCGAGAGCGAAGCGCGCTCCTATTGCCGCGGCATGAACGCCGTTTTCACCCGCGCCAGCGGATCGGAAATGTTCGACGAAGAGGGCAACCGCTACATCGACTTCCTCGCCGGCTGCTCCTCGCTGAACTACGGCCACAACGACCCTGACATGAAGTCGGCTCTGGTCGATCACATCACCGCAGACGGCATCGCCCACGGTCTCGACTTCCACAGCGACACCAAGGCTGCCTTTCTAACCGCCTATGAGGAGAAGATCCTCAAGCCGCGCGGCATGGACTATAAGGTGATGATGACAGGCCCGACCGGCACCAACGCCGTCGAAGCCGCGATCAAGCTGGCGCGCAAAGTGACAGGCCGCACCAACGTGATCTCCTTCACCAACGGTTTTCACGGCATGACCATGGGCGCGCTGGCGCTGACCGGCAACAAAGGCAAGCGCGGCGGTGCGGGCGGTGGCTCGCTGGCCGACGTGACGCATATGCCGTTCGAAGGCGCGCTTGGCGAGAATGTTGACACGCTGGAAATGATCGACGCGATGCTGTCGAACCCCTCTTCCGGCATCGATGCCCCTGCGGCCTTTATCTTTGAGCCGATCCAAGGCGAAGGCGGTCTGAATGCCGCATCTGACGCATGGATGCAGGGCATCGAGAAGATCGCCCGCAAGCATGGCGCGCTGCTGATCATTGACGACATTCAGGCCGGTTGTGGCCGTTCGGGCAGCTTCTTCTCCTTCGAGGCCTCCGGCATCAAGCCTGACATGATCACCCAAGCGAAATCGCTGTCGGGCTTTGGCCTGCCCTTCGCGGCCCTGCTGATCGCGCCTGAGCATGACATCTGGAAGCCTGCCGAGCACAACGGCACCTTCCGCGGCAACACCCACGCCTTTGTCACCGCCCGCGTCGCGATTGAGAAGTTCTGGTCCGACGACAAATTCGAAAAGTCGCTGGCTGAAAAAGCTGTGGTTCTGACCACCGCGCTGAAGGACGTGGCTGACTTGATCGATGGTGCGACCCTCAAGGGCCGCGGCCTGATGCAGGGCGTCGACGTTGGCTCTGGCGAACTGGCTGGTGCGATCTGTGCACGTGCCTATGAGCTGGGCCTCGTGATCGAAACCTCGGGCGCGCATGACGAAATCGTCAAGTATCTCGCCCCCCTCACCACGCCGGAGAAGGTCATGCGCGAAGGGTTTGATATCCTCATGCAGGCCACCCGTGACGTGACTGGAAACCTGAAAATGGCAGCGGAGTAA
- the ectA gene encoding diaminobutyrate acetyltransferase: MQNELDMKKARTPKLRKPNAEDGAAIWRLIRDCKPLDENSLYANLIQADHFRDTCVVAEMDGDIVGWISGHMIPAQDAFFVWQVAVSPKARGLGLGKTMLMELVNRDETEDAKTLKTTITRDNDASWGLFRSFANHVGGDLSDAPHFTKDAHFDGAHDTEHMVTITLPETAALKRAA, encoded by the coding sequence ATGCAGAATGAACTCGACATGAAAAAAGCCCGCACACCCAAACTGCGCAAGCCAAATGCCGAGGACGGAGCCGCCATCTGGCGGTTGATTCGCGACTGCAAGCCGCTCGACGAAAACTCGCTTTACGCGAACCTGATCCAAGCCGACCACTTCCGCGACACTTGTGTTGTGGCTGAGATGGACGGCGACATCGTGGGCTGGATTTCTGGCCATATGATCCCTGCACAAGACGCCTTCTTTGTCTGGCAGGTTGCCGTCAGCCCCAAGGCCCGTGGCCTTGGCTTGGGTAAAACCATGCTGATGGAACTCGTGAACCGCGATGAAACTGAGGACGCCAAGACCCTCAAGACCACGATCACCCGGGACAATGACGCCTCCTGGGGGCTGTTCCGCAGCTTTGCGAACCACGTCGGCGGCGACCTTTCGGATGCCCCACACTTTACCAAAGACGCCCATTTCGATGGCGCGCACGACACCGAACATATGGTGACGATCACGCTGCCCGAGACTGCCGCGCTCAAACGCGCCGCGTAA
- a CDS encoding invasion associated locus B family protein: MMKTCGLALGALALVASGAVAQEQSTNRVAAKTDWSVFVEDNPTECWGVSTPKEVVNTRDGRVVAVNRGQTLLMVFYRPSAEAKGQVAFTGGYPFASGSTVTMDISGDTYELFTEGEWAWPATTADDAKIIAAMKRGADAKLIGRSSRGTQTSDSFSLLGFTAAVEDAAKRCGG, translated from the coding sequence ATGATGAAGACTTGTGGTCTTGCACTTGGGGCGCTCGCCCTTGTGGCAAGCGGCGCAGTGGCGCAGGAGCAGAGCACCAATCGGGTGGCTGCCAAGACCGACTGGAGCGTCTTTGTAGAAGATAACCCGACGGAATGCTGGGGCGTATCAACCCCTAAGGAAGTCGTGAACACCCGCGATGGTCGGGTGGTTGCGGTGAACCGGGGCCAGACGTTGTTGATGGTATTCTACCGCCCGTCGGCTGAGGCCAAGGGTCAGGTTGCCTTTACTGGTGGTTATCCCTTTGCATCCGGCTCGACCGTGACGATGGATATTTCCGGGGATACGTACGAGCTGTTCACCGAAGGGGAGTGGGCATGGCCTGCGACCACGGCGGATGACGCCAAGATCATTGCGGCGATGAAACGCGGTGCGGATGCCAAGCTGATCGGTCGCTCCTCGCGCGGAACACAGACGAGCGATTCCTTCTCGCTGCTGGGTTTCACGGCGGCGGTTGAGGATGCGGCGAAGCGCTGCGGCGGATAA